The Alphaproteobacteria bacterium genomic interval CGCGAACCGTGAACCAGATTCATAGCCCAACCGCCACCGACCCGACCGCGGCCGGTCGCCTGCCGCCGCTGGCGGCGCTGCGTGCCTTCGAGGCGGCGGCACGCTACGGCTCCATGACCCGGGCGGGCGAGGAACTGGGCATCACCCAGAGCGCCATCAGCCACCAGATCCGCAATCTGGAGCAGAGCCTGGGCGCCACCCTCTTCCGCCGCAACGGTCGGGCCATCGCCCTGACCGCAGACGGCGAGAGCCTGGCGGCGGCTCTGGCCACGGCGTTTCAGGACATCCGCCATGCCATAAGCCAGTTCGCCCGCGCCCGCCAGCCGGAGACCATTTCGATTGTCATGCGGCCGGGTCTGGCGTTGCGCTGGTTCGCCTCGCGCCTCCATCGTTTCCGCGAACGCCACCCCGGCTATGCGGTGCAGGTCATTACCGTGTCGTCGCAGATTGATCTGCAGCGCCACGAAGGCGCCGATTGCGCCATCCAGTTCGGCGATGGTCACTGGCCGCGCATGGAGGCGGTGCCGTTCCTGCACGACACCATCTTTCCGGTAATGAGCCCGAAGCTGATGGCCGGCGGCGGACCGAAAGGCCAGCCGGCCGATCTCAGCCGGCTGACCCTGATCCATGACGATCTGGCGTTCGGCTGGCGCCAGTGGCTGGCTATTGCCGGCATCTCCGGCATCGACGCGGAGGCCGGGCTGCGCGCCAGCGACGACGCCATGGCCCTGCAACTGGCGGTGGACGGCAAC includes:
- the gcvA gene encoding transcriptional regulator GcvA; protein product: MNQIHSPTATDPTAAGRLPPLAALRAFEAAARYGSMTRAGEELGITQSAISHQIRNLEQSLGATLFRRNGRAIALTADGESLAAALATAFQDIRHAISQFARARQPETISIVMRPGLALRWFASRLHRFRERHPGYAVQVITVSSQIDLQRHEGADCAIQFGDGHWPRMEAVPFLHDTIFPVMSPKLMAGGGPKGQPADLSRLTLIHDDLAFGWRQWLAIAGISGIDAEAGLRASDDAMALQLAVDGNGVALGRSATAMDELAAGRLVAPFDLFMEPGWQHYIVSRSTDSRQPRLQAFRAWLLDEAAGFTPLGRGPSPLLPDRTPRLVSLGTQSPASVAGATSLS